A portion of the Pseudarthrobacter defluvii genome contains these proteins:
- a CDS encoding glutamate-5-semialdehyde dehydrogenase, which translates to MTEDLIHTAENSGTTAAQAQPGPSAGQASAVDALSPAEVEAAVHAIADRSRHAARRMSTANRAWKDRGLRAVGAALQENVQAILAANAMDVQRGKDNGTSAALLDRLTLTEARVAGLVSALENLANLPDPVGNVVRGQTLPNGLRLRQVNVPMGVVAAIYEARPNVTVDIAGLALKSGNAVILRGGSAAEATNQVLVRVLREALESVGLPADAVQTVDQFGRAGANVLMKARGRVDVLIPRGGRDLIQTVVTNSAVPVIETGEGNVHIFIDESADENMAVEILLNAKTQRPSVCNTVETLLVHSGSTVLPAVATALRNAGVRLHVDHRIKAALPGVETEAATDADWATEYMDLDLAVAMVDTLDEAVQHIRTWSTGHTEAILTNHLANAERFIAEVDSAAVIVNASTRFTDGGELGLGAEVGISTQKLHARGPMGLTELTTTKWIVQGEGQVRG; encoded by the coding sequence ATGACTGAAGACCTGATCCATACTGCTGAAAATTCCGGAACCACTGCGGCGCAGGCGCAGCCGGGTCCGTCGGCAGGGCAGGCATCAGCCGTGGACGCTCTTTCCCCCGCGGAGGTGGAAGCGGCCGTCCACGCCATTGCCGACCGCTCCCGCCACGCAGCCCGCCGGATGTCCACCGCCAACCGCGCCTGGAAAGACCGCGGCCTCCGCGCCGTGGGAGCCGCGCTCCAGGAGAACGTCCAGGCCATCCTCGCCGCCAACGCCATGGATGTGCAGCGGGGCAAGGACAACGGCACCTCCGCGGCCCTCCTGGACCGGCTCACCCTCACCGAAGCCCGGGTTGCCGGCCTGGTGTCGGCCCTTGAGAATCTCGCCAACCTTCCGGACCCCGTAGGCAACGTGGTCCGCGGCCAGACCCTGCCCAACGGGCTGCGCCTCCGCCAGGTCAACGTGCCCATGGGCGTGGTGGCAGCCATATACGAGGCACGTCCCAACGTCACCGTGGACATCGCGGGGCTGGCCCTCAAAAGTGGCAACGCAGTCATCCTGCGCGGCGGCAGTGCAGCGGAAGCAACCAACCAGGTCCTGGTGCGTGTGCTGCGGGAAGCCCTCGAATCAGTCGGCCTGCCCGCCGATGCCGTGCAGACCGTGGACCAGTTCGGCCGCGCCGGTGCCAATGTCCTGATGAAGGCGCGCGGCCGGGTGGACGTGCTCATTCCCCGCGGCGGCAGGGACCTGATCCAGACCGTGGTTACCAATTCAGCCGTGCCCGTCATCGAGACAGGGGAGGGCAACGTCCACATCTTCATCGACGAGTCCGCCGACGAGAACATGGCCGTGGAGATCCTGCTCAACGCCAAGACCCAGCGGCCCAGCGTCTGCAACACCGTGGAGACGCTGCTGGTCCACTCCGGTTCAACGGTGCTGCCCGCCGTCGCCACCGCCCTCCGCAACGCCGGCGTCCGCCTCCACGTGGACCACCGCATCAAGGCGGCGCTGCCCGGCGTCGAGACCGAAGCAGCGACGGACGCGGACTGGGCCACCGAGTACATGGACCTGGACCTGGCAGTGGCCATGGTGGATACCCTGGATGAAGCCGTCCAGCACATCCGGACCTGGTCCACGGGACACACCGAGGCGATCCTCACCAACCACCTTGCTAACGCGGAACGATTCATTGCTGAGGTGGATTCGGCGGCGGTAATCGTCAACGCTTCCACCCGCTTTACCGACGGCGGGGAGCTGGGCCTTGGTGCCGAGGTGGGCATTTCCACCCAGAAGCTGCACGCGCGCGGTCCGATGGGGCTGACCGAGCTCACCACCACGAAGTGGATCGTCCAGGGCGAAGGCCAGGTCCGCGGGTAG